In the Ricinus communis isolate WT05 ecotype wild-type chromosome 3, ASM1957865v1, whole genome shotgun sequence genome, TAactttgaatttaaaatttggtaGCTTACTCTCTGTAATGTTGTATTGTAGAGGGAGGGATATGCCTCAGAATATCTGGAAAAGCGTCTTCTTTGTTTGGATGTAATGAGCTTATTATTgttactatgagaaaacaacttgagGAATTGTTGCACAATCTGCTGGgaacaagaaattaaatccCAAGAAGAGGATGAGATCAGATTCAGAGATGACCGTCGATTAATCCGACTAATCCTATGCAACTTGATCACTAAAAATTGATTCTCTGCTCTTTACATATCAACAAATTGCTTAGTGTCTACCTCCCATTgtattaactaaattaataagaatattaaCCTATAGTTCTAGAAACATCTCTTAGTCTCACCTTCGGAATTTGTCGTTAATAAGGCACCATCTCTCATCAGGACAATAAGATTCATACAAATTATGGATGTAAGCAATCATACTCGATTATTATAAACATCACTATATgatacaaataaattaatgtgtGATGTAACGGGAAGTTTTAactatttagtttaattaagattttttccTAATTGATTGTATTAGTTGTCATTTCATAATCTCACCAagttcaataaataaataacgcTCGCGATTAGCACCCTTAGAAAGTATATTTGCTATTGGTTTTCTCctctatttttttagtaaagattaaatatattaaatttaattttttttagtaaataatattttaaatttatatctaagtgtaaactatatttaatttaaatctttttacctttttaaatttatgttcaAGAGTCAAATATGCCTAGTTTAATTCTCATCTAGaatgtaaaattaaatcagatatttaagttttaattgaattataaaattaaaaataatatttattttattaatttattaatacaatatctAACTACGCGCTATACAATAGCGTattctataatttaaatttaattgaccTAAAAATGATAAGTTATGAGTCTATTTGTTAAGAAAGttgaaatttgatttatttaattttaaaaagttaaaatttttaattttttcaaatacgCTATTGTATAACACGTCACTAAATATTATATctgtaaattaataaaataaaaattatttttaatttttataatttaattaaaatttaaaaatctaatattatttcacttttcaaaaaattttaaattgaatggATTTGACTCTTGAATACAAGttgaagaaattatttatttaaaaaatttaaattagatgtGTTTGACTATTTGATATAAGCTTAGAgaactatttattaaaaagtttaaattgaatataagGTCAGGAGGCAAATTGACCATCCTTTAGAGATTTAATGTTAATTTGAAGATCATATTTCAAAcggaattttcttttaaatccaCTTATCTAAATTACTTGAGTTACacattaatgaaattataaattattttttaattagtaaaaaggaagaagtgactagtggtaataatttttattaaaagttgCAATATGAGTTTTTTTCCACTACGAATATTCGTAGCCATAGCTAACTTAAGATGGAAACTAAGTAACCTCGagattaaatgaaaaatacttAACTAAAACATGATTTTAGTGTTTTTATAGAAAACATATATATGCTTCAAGAATTGTCCATCAGATCTAGGATCTTATAATTTGGTGAAAGCGCTTCCAACCACTGGACTATCATTCTTCATGATAAACTATGTTATATATAATCagaatttgatagaaaataCTGCTTCAAGTCGTGTACAATTGTCACTCTCCTTAAAGcaaaatttaccctttatgTTGTGCAATAGAGAATTTGTAAATTCCTTCACAAGATAAATGAAGCCAATTGATTACAATTATTGCAGAATtgatagaaagaaagaagtaaCTAAAACTTAAAAGCATTTAAAATGTGTTTTGAATGGATATAACTTCTTGAGGGATCGTCAACTACATCAAAGGACATAAATTAAAGTTGTGTGTTTTAGATAAAAGAGTAgcaattatattttgaaaaagatgCTATAAACTATGACTTAGTCAATACAGAATCTTAATTCGCatttaagattataaataGACAACCCAACCCTTTAACACCCAACTAGTTGTAATTAAAGATAATTCAAGATCAATAAAAAGGAATCAGTATATATAGtatactaaaagaaaagaaagatcaaTGGGTTCGGATTATCAAAACCAGATTCCGGTGATTGATCTTTCTAGTAGTTCACTAGACAAAGTCCGAGGAAGCCAAGAATGGGACATAGCAAGCAAGAAGGTGAAAGAGGCTTGTGAGGATTATGGGTGTTTCGAGGTGGTGTATGATAAGATATCCAAGCAAGTAAGAGCTGAGTTATTTTCATTGATAAGGCAGCTCTTTATGCTTCCAGTGGAGACCAGAAAGAAGAACTATAATCCAAAGCCTTACCATGGCTACGCAGGACAATATCCAGTAGTTCCCATTTATGAAGGTTTTGGTATTGAAGATGTTTCAAGTTACAACTCCCTCGAAGGCTTCGCAGAACAACTGAGCTGGCCCCATGACCATGACCAGTTTTGGtgagttttaattaataagatttttatattcCATTTCTTACTTGTGGGTTTCGGtcaatatatttgtaaattcgCCATAATCAAACATGAACGAACTTCAGGTTCTTTCTGTCGACAAAAGGACCTGAAGTTCATGTTTAATTATACATCTACTCGTACGCGCAGGcacatttttttcattaattatatattattaggaTCAAATATGAACATTAAccattaatctttatttatttatttatttttttctaataatgtgTCACTCTTTGTTATTGCACCAGCAAAACCTTTAGCTCCATGATGAAACCATTGGATGAGCTACACGGTACAATTGGGAAGCTAATTCTTGATAGTTATGGTTTGGGAGAGAAGAGGAACTCAATCATGCCATGCAAGACACTTCTACGTATGATGAAATACAGAGCTCCACAACCTGGGGAAAATTCCACTGGACTCTTTGCTCATACTGACAAGCCATTTTGTACACTTCTTTGTGAAGATGGAGTTGCAGCCCTGGAAGTGGAAACTAAGCATGGCCATTGGATTCAATTGTCTCCATCTCCTAATTCCTTCATTTTCCTTGTTGGAGATCCTCTCATGGTATACTTATTTTATGGCCTTgcaaaactttttttttttttctttttgagaatATAGAAGAAAGcccaattaaataaatcaaattactgGTAGGATGGGGTTAGTATCTAAAACCTGATAAATATGCTTATTGTCTGCAGGCATGGAGCAACGGGAGATTGCACGCAGTGAAGCATAGAGTGATAATGAATGGAGACGAGGATAGATATTCCATTGGAGCTTTTCTAGTTCCAATAGAGGGAACAGTTATCAAACCACAGAAGGAACTAATAGATGAATGTCATCCTCAAATTCTGAAAGAGTTTGATTTTATGGAGTACTTGACCTTCTCTTCTTCTGCTGAGGCAAAGGCCATGGATTCAGCCAAGCAAGTCTTTGCATTTGCTGGAAACCAAATAAGggaaaaaatataacatacaTATCTTCCTTCAGGACTTGAAGCCTCTCTACTAAGTTGAACCATAAAATAAGCTCAAAATCTTTTgttattgaatatataatacAATATTGTTGGTTGTGTTTATTAGTCATGATGGGTTTCAGTGGTTTTtctgtaataaaatatttgctttacgtttgattttaaaatattattgggAAGCGAATATCTATATCGTACTAGTGCAAGAAATTTTGAGTTTAGGATAGCTGACCTTAATGgattaatgaatatgagaatcCACTTGCCCTCTCTCTCAAGCTATGATTTACGTCACTGGTTACGATTCCATTGTAGATTCTTGAGAGCAATCTGACAATGGCAATTTTGGGAACATCTAAAAGGACCTAATTGAACAAAGCGTTAGTATTTGACCTCTAAAACACCTGAATCTCTACTGTTATGGCATTAGCAGCTTTGGTCCTTGAGTTTTGTTCCTAACCAGACACTTTAGTCCCTAAGATTGtgcatttttcaattatatgtTCATAGGGAACAAACTTGCCAAAACTGCAATAGTTAACCCTTGAACAAAACTACAATAAAGAGTACCACAAGAagtcaagaaagaaaaaaaaaaaaaactcaataaTAGTAGAGTTAATAGAAATGGATTTGGATTCTTAAAATCTAGTCTCCGACATCGAATTTCACCAAATTGTGATAGAGGAAACCAGTAGTGGCAACATTTGTGCAAGAAGATCAGAGAGGCTGGTGGAAAAATTTTGGGTGTTGTGAGGTGGTCTATGATAATTTAAGGGAAGTTTTTGAGCTACCATTGAAGATAAagaagaattaattttaatccAGAGCCTTATCATGGGGAATATGATACAGTTCCCTTGTATGAGAGCTCAGGTCTCCCTCAAAGGCTTTACATTACTAAAGTGGAATCATGGGCACGTGCAATTCTGCTAagaaatttcattattttcctttctatTTCACAAATTATTGTCAGTTTCATAAAATGAACACTCGAGCCATCTTTTGTACTCGATTtaggaaaataattttatgacaATACATTGTAATTACAACCCACAATGAGCATCTTCTACTGGTCCAtctacttctttttcttcttaccCTTGGGAGGATGTTTGTAGAGAGTGGGTGTCTTTGGGTATTCTGGTTTCTTATCCTGAACAGTCGACCCCCTTGCCTCACAAATACTCGGCTAATGATCATGAGAACATGGGTGCCATGTTCACATTCTTACATGTATGATATCttaattcattaaaagaaagacATTTAAAAGGACCCAAacaatctaatatatatatatatatataccttgTAGTTCATTCTAACCTTGAAAAGCAAGTGCTGATTTCATTACAATGGATGTGTATCGTCAAATGACATCTTCCAGCCAAATCATTAGCTCAATAGATGAGTTACATCGGAGAATACAGACGATGATTCTTGGTAGTTATGGCTTGGAAGAAAAGTTGGAGCTGATCATGAAATGCAACACTTTGCTGAGAATGGTGAGATACAGAGCCCCACCAGCATATACATATGAATGAACTCACTGCCCCTTACAGATAAACCAATGTATACTCTTCTCTTCCAGGAACAAGTTTCAGTGCTCCAAAGTGGAAGCCGAATATGGAAAATGGATTAAATTGTCTCCATCTCCTCCTCCTTTTATCTTTATCGTTGGCGATCCTCTCATGGCAACTGTTATATATGGTTTGTGTAGCTCGAATTGTCATTTAGCAAGTAGTCGCTAAACAAATGTCTATCTTTCAGTCTGTCTAAGGTTCAAACCCTGGCACTattccttttaaatttttctttgaatgaaTGCTCATTTTATACCGTAAAGATATtggaaaaaattaagaatatctgCTTAGCCCGTAATTTGTTccaaaaaaacataaaattcatGCCTGGTTCTTTTGTAACCCAGGCCATACCAAATTATTCAAGAAATGAATGTTCGGGGAACATTCATTTGCAGAGGCCCGGACCAATGGAAGACTGCATGCAGCTAAGCAGAATGTGATGATAACAGAGGAGACAAAGATAGGCATCCCACTTTTGCAGTTCCAACAGAGGGGACTACAAAATCAAGCCACCGGAAGAACTAGTAGACAAAAATCCATCCCCAGCTTCTGAAAGAATTTGACTATACAGACTTCACCGTAAGATTTTCTTACTCCAACGAGGGAATTGTTATAGAAGATGAAGAGTCAGGCAAGCAGGTGTTTGCATATGCTGGTGGGAGCAAACACCGTAGGCAGCAACCACTCGCCAGCCCCCTTCCATTCATATCAGATGTATAAGGTGTAACTGGACCTGCTTTAGCAAGGGTATTACTTtcgtttaatttttatgtttgaaaTGAATCAAACCAgctcaaaatatatatgacCTGGAGtataaatttgaacaattaACAATAAAAGAGATTGCTATTGccaaattataattatgataaaacATAATTCTTCATAACCCATTTTCAAAATCGACTGACAATAGATGAGTCACAACATTCATTGAGTACGAGAAAATAgatacttttctttattaatgagaataaaaaaaaaaaaaaaaaaacatagtTAAAGGAGTGGTTGCAGAATTGCCACAACGAATGGATGGAATGAGAAAAGACAAGAATGGGAATAGCATTATTATCATTCTATTTCTGGTGTATCTAATTTATTAGGTATCCAGAAACAGAAGATTACCCTTTTGATAATGcgaaagattaaattaacttatcCATTTGattgtaattaattagattgTTGGGACAAAATAGTATCAtgattgaatatataaatgaaaaattgtgAGTTTCAttgcatataaaaatattacagaTGGAGACTAGTTATAGTATATTGGTGATTAGATGGATTATTAGTTGATTAAATGGGTTGATGTTGACAaatgtttataaaatttctgCATTTATACGGTTTATAAGAGTGTGCATCCATGGATAGAGTAGATAATTCAATCTTTCATGGAAATGGGTTgatgataatatattaattgtattgaaatcatcaaataatttttaaattatattataattttttaatttttaaaaaagagtgactcttaatatttttttttaaatataattaatttggacTAAGAagtctataaattaaaaaaaaaaaaaactaaattgagCTAGTAATGACAATATCACTGGCTAAATTACACTTTATTGCTATATATTACATAGATAGAAGGCTAAATATCTCAATTTTTACTTACTTTATATGgttgtataatatttttataaaactgccatttaatcttaaaatattaaaaaacatataagtaaaaatataatatgccACATTAGATGGACAATAAttgagataaataaaaaataaattattatgtaaattaTAACAGTCTCATTCTACAAGGAAaaactttcaatttttattgaagtgatattatagataataatttacataatattGGCAATTGTGTTGCAGTTCTGAATTACTTCAAATGTTATTAAAAGAGGTTATCGAATTACAAACAACTTAGaaagtataaatatttaatttcaaggGGCTTATTAATTTGGTAgttaacatttaaaaaaaaggagaTTGGATATTGTAATGAGTAGGTTAGGTTAGCTAATTTGTTCCCCAATCCAAAAAGGAGAAAGCAAATTGACAATTGccttcttttatttccttttacttattatatctatattcttttcatataaaaatcatGGATCTTTAaccaatttaaaataacagtttaattcttaaaaaactaaacattaataattaaattttaagataattcccttattaaaattatacttttttaatttctaaatactttataaataacaattataaccgtgtatatatatatatatatatatatatatatatatatatattttactaaaagttttcaattatatttacagGATTTTATCCATTTAACTTAAAATGAACTGTTGTATCTCTTATATAAATAcctgattttaaaattaatacagACAATTGCTTCTCAATTAAATGGTTAACATAATATAtcctatttaaataaatatcaaaatatctttattttaaaaattaatagaatataattctaatataaaaataactataaaatctaattttaaaaaactaatttatgctataaaaaatttatcatttagaGACGACAAAATTCTATCACTAATTACGCTAAGTTTGTCGCTAATGTTGTTTAGCGACTGACGaatgatttattaaatttgtcactattttattatattatggtgtgaatttttagataatggtataatttaagatttcaaagtttataatttataagtcttaaagattttaaaatatccaaaatttagaattttattataaaatttctattcaaaaatattatgcaTAGAAagactttaattaatttataattataagaaagaTAGTCcagtataaaattattcaataatacttttaataatatgctATGTAGAgaattttatatgattatgGGAAAACGTGCTGATTCTTTTACGgtccttttttattatttcttttcaacttttttatactttttttaaattatattatgatatctttttatcttttgctatgtttttaaattatatttaatatttttttctaatatattatagtataattttttaaaatacacatcttcatatcatcaaaatatactagttgctataaaaaatataatatcacaAGTTTAcgaatatcaaatataaagatataacataaaaatgataaatttatttaaatcaataaattttaatcgGAAAGATAATTTGGTTGATCACTAAAATTTAAACCaataaattttgttgatcACTAAAATTTCCTGGGGATTAAACTACAAGAAAATTTGCAGTTATCAAGAGGGATAAATCAAATGAAAAGTGAAAATCACAATATACAGTTATCAATCACAACAATACAAATGTTTCAAGAAGTTTGGAGGAAACCAAAATGAAAAACTGTCCATGAGCCCATCAAGAAAGAAGCCAATATGAACCGATTGATCGAATAGGAAACCTGGATGAAGGAgcatatatttcttaatagaGTACATAACATTACAAGATACAAACTCCACAAGAAGCTCGAATATTGATCTGTAAGTTAACGGCGGTGTTATGTAACAGATACAACAACAAGAACCAACAGAGGTTAGTGTCTGGGGTTATAAGGACCTGAAATTGAATAACCACAAAATAGGCAGACTAACCAAAATAAACAAGCTAAAAGCATTTAAACAGTAATGAGTAAATGCTTGGCAAGATAACCACATTATTTCCACAGCTTGACAAACTTATCATGACTGGCAGAAGCAACCACTCCTGTCACAGGTGATACAGCCAGGGCAGCAATTAGTCCTTCATGAGCTGCTAGAGTCATAGTCTTGTTCTCAGTCATGTTCCAAAGCTCCAAAGACTGTAGCAAATGCCAATAGGAAATCAGAGGTGTGAACCTTTTAACACAGATATTCAGCAAACATTACATTAATGGGACTAGTAGAATAGGTACAAATCGAAACTGCCAGGAAAAAGGTGAAGCCCAGTCACAATAAAGCAAAAACGAGAAGTACACTAAAAACTCAGTAGATAGTTAAACAAGTTAATAATAGTGATTTACAAAAAgggaaaaatgaaaatcaagACAATGCTTTCATAGGAGACACTCACTAAAAGCAGGGCCGCAGCATAAATTACATGTGTATTAACTATAGGAAAATCAAGCAATTACTGGATCAACCTTCCAAACCATCCATATACCCAACAAAAGTGACGCTGCGTAGAACATAAAAAGTATTACCATATATACAGAGAATGGCATTCAAAGTGACTTGCCTGGTAACAGCCAATGACTAGTAGTGAAGGATAAGTAGGGTGAAATACACAGGAGTGGAATTTGTTGCCATTACAGCTTAAGTCATGAACGCAATCACCCTCACTTCCTGATCCAAGTCTCCATACTCTCACAGAGTCCTCACTTACCGATGCTAGAAACTCACCGGAAGGATCCCAACAAACAGAGTGGATTGAATTAGTATGTCCCTACAGTTCATACACATTGAATAAGGCTTAACTATGCGGAAGTAAGGAGAGAACTGAATAATATGGAAAATCATGAGTAACAATTAAACAAAAGTATAGAACACAGggaaatatgagaaaatcatGAGCAacaattgaaaaaaagaatctaGATTAGTTTAAGCAAACAAATAAATCTACATCAGTATTActatcatcaagaaacaaataaaatgcgTGCTATATGATAAGAAATTTTCTGTGTCACCCCATAATGGAATTTCATTAATCAGATACTCATGATGTTTTGAGCTCCAGAAAGTGAAGATTAAGAGCCTCTCTAACACCAAAAAAAGTAAGCAAATTATCCATTGGTCAAAAGGTTATTACTAGCATCTATAAGCAGACAAAATCTGTTGTTATGAAAACCAAATTCTCCCCTTGATACCTGTGTACTCAATGATACTcacaatcaaaaaattattacctGTCACCCAGCAGTAACGATCACCAGCATTCGGAACagattttcttaaataaaatttgcaaATAATTTTAAGCACACTTATGATGATGTATGACCAATTCATGATTTAAGATGAAGTCCacaaatcaagaaaaaattagtaaagCAGAAACCAATAACTTATGCCCGATAATAAGTCAAGatagatgaaagaaaatttgaaCTAACCTGTAACGAATGCCGGCAAGCTTGTGTCTCAACGTCTAGTATAGATACAACATTTTCAGCAACTGCAGCAAGATACCTTCCCAAACGAGGCTGAAATCTCATCTGAGCCGTACCACCCTAGAGCAGACAAAAAAAATGTAGACATGTAATACATAtgtatatgtgtgtgtgtttgtGTGTATACTATCTCTACTATCATAATTCAAAAAATCTAGAAAATATACCTTGAAGACTCTTGAACAACTACCATTGTTAATGCTCCAGTACCGTATTTCACCATTCCCATCGCAAGAGCAAATGAGGTCATCCTTAGTTGGATGGAAGTCTAATGACATGACAGAGGCTGAATGTCCCGTAAAATTACGTAATGAGAAACTAGGCTGCAAAACCATTCCGCATAGAAATTATTTGTCAATGAAGTAACACCAAAATTattctaagactctcaatttaGGTCCTGGCACTAGTCCACAGAGAAATAGGTGAGCTCGCTACAACAGATCAATTAATGACATTTTTAGCGTTACAATATGGCAGTCTGCCcgtattttcaaataataatatctgcAAACTAATATGAAATGGTTAGAATgaagttgttcatttattgTGCAGATACCATTATAGTTTACTGACATCAAATGTTTAATCCATGTATTTAGCAAATTTACTTGAGAGATTCTCTAATGAGAAAAAACAGAGTGCATGATGTTACAAGATAACCATAAGCACTGATCTATATATTGTCCCATTAAGAAAGGGAAAAACAAGGCAAGATTTGGCAGAAAATGGTAAAATGGCAGAAAGTTTTTACTAACGTTGTCAACATCCCAAACTCTAACAGTTTTGTCAAAGGAAGATGTGGCAAGGCGAGGCATGCTTGGACTGAAACGGACATCTGTAATTAATGCCGCATGTTCATCAAGTGTAGCTTTTGGCTTTAAACTTTCCGTGTACCACAACACAGCCTGTTTGGTAAATCATCAAACAAACAACTTCATTCACACTTTATAAAGTATACATTGAGCAAATTACTTTTCATCATTTCTAGACAAcaattttgcttttcttggaaaataaatcaaactttGGAATggaaaaaaggaaattcaagaaatataattgttgATAAGAAATTGGCATCCTGTTCTTTGCCTCGTATTCTAACGCTCTAcaatctaattagttttattcttCATACTTGCCTTTTTATCATGGCCACCACTAGCCAGCAGTTTTCCATCTGAAGAGAAGTGGCAACAAATTACTTTGCTTGCACTTGCTCTTACAGAACTTACTTCTGTAAATGTGAACCCTGAGATCAAGAGTAGATTTCAGACTCAGTGAACATCATCTAGTTATAAAGTAATAGTTGAAATTTCTATTCATGCTCATTATTGATGTCTTTTggaatgataaatatatatcagcCACAAAAACATCATTTTCAATAATCAATGGTAATGAATATCTGCAATCAATGAGCTTGAACCGCGTACATGATCaggaagaaaaacaaaaatagaatcaacaaggtattaaaaattttgacaaatcaCTGTTCAATCAGCATTTGCACACCTTTGCTGACATCCATACGCGGACCTGTATCTCTAGGATCAGTGTCATCATGGGATAAAAAAGAATCAACATTATCCTCAAGGGATCCATCTTCCACAAAACGATCCATGTCAGCCTGCAATTCAAGATCCTTATCATCCCACTGCCAAAATGGAATACCAATGAGAACTCAAGCAAGGAATTCCCAATTCCTTTACCAACACAAAATGATAAAAGCAATGTGCTAACCAACTGATTTGGCGTAGATGTAAGAGTGCCTGTGCCATCAGTGCCAAACATCACTAGAGGCTTAGAAGAACTACCACTGTGTGGCAAAGAAGGCATCGAGATCACATCTCCAGGGGTATGAGTTGAAGGTGTTGATGGTGCTGAACTTGGGGAAGGTCCTGCTGTATTTGCAGTTCCAGAGCTATTGGCAGGACCTGAAGAAGATACTGGCTGTTTTCTCTTTCTAGTCTGGCTTTTTGAAACCTTAAATTGGAACAAGGGAAACCATGTCAGAAACCTGCCCAAGATGGTGATATGTTATGATCAAAACTGAACAAGCTTtccaatatatattatgaacGAGGTATACAATGATGAACATATTGACTGCATCCCAGACTACAAGTAGAAATCTAGGAAGCCTAAATTTGAAGGCATTTTAAAACGATAATCATGcttgagaaaaaataaaaagagtagTTTTCTGAATAACATTTCTATGAATGCTAAATGCTATTTTTGATCCTTTATA is a window encoding:
- the LOC8278612 gene encoding probable 2-oxoglutarate-dependent dioxygenase AOP1, which translates into the protein MGSDYQNQIPVIDLSSSSLDKVRGSQEWDIASKKVKEACEDYGCFEVVYDKISKQVRAELFSLIRQLFMLPVETRKKNYNPKPYHGYAGQYPVVPIYEGFGIEDVSSYNSLEGFAEQLSWPHDHDQFCKTFSSMMKPLDELHGTIGKLILDSYGLGEKRNSIMPCKTLLRMMKYRAPQPGENSTGLFAHTDKPFCTLLCEDGVAALEVETKHGHWIQLSPSPNSFIFLVGDPLMAWSNGRLHAVKHRVIMNGDEDRYSIGAFLVPIEGTVIKPQKELIDECHPQILKEFDFMEYLTFSSSAEAKAMDSAKQVFAFAGNQIREKI